The proteins below are encoded in one region of Neofelis nebulosa isolate mNeoNeb1 chromosome 17, mNeoNeb1.pri, whole genome shotgun sequence:
- the LOC131498911 gene encoding vomeronasal type-1 receptor 1-like yields the protein MASCEFVVGILFLFQTGTGLLGNSLLLYFYLLTLFTKHAQRRTDLILNHLALANFLILFSRGIPQTLAAFCLDNFLGEAMCKIVFYTHRVARGVSLCTTCLLSGFQAITISLNNPRWAELKLRAPKFVQPSCCLCWILHLLINIVVPVKVTHPESTRNITKRDFGLCSVKGSNSFISSLCAFLFTFLDILCLGPMGWASVSIVLFLQRHKQRVQYLHHTSLSPRASRETTATFTVLLLVSLFVSFYFLSSLLSLYITCFVNPSLQLVNIGTFLSACFPASSPYVLISHEIKGFVSCKTKISK from the coding sequence ATGGCTTCTTGTGAGTTTGTAgtggggattctctttctcttccagacTGGAACTGGGCTCCTAGGGAATTCCTTACtcctttatttctatttgttgacTTTGTTCACTAAACACGCTCAGAGACGTACAGACCTGATTCTCAACCATTTGGCCTTAGCCAACTTTCTGATCCTTTTCTCTAGGGGAATCCCTCAGACCCTGGCTGCTTTTTGTTTGGACAATTTCCTGGGAGAAGCTATGTGTAAGATTGTCTTTTATACGCACAGGGTGGCCCGAGGGGTTTCTCTCTGCACCACCTGCCTTTTGAGTGGCTTCCAGGCTATTACTATTAGTCTTAACAATCCCAGGTGGGCAGAACTCAAACTGAGAGCTCCTAAGTTTGTTCAACCCTCCTGTTGCCTCTGTTGGATTCTTCATCTCCTGATAAATATTGTCGTGCCAGTGAAAGTGACTCACCCAGAGAGTACtagaaacattacaaaaaggGATTTTGGATTGTGTTCTGTCAAAGGGTCCAATTCATTCATAAGCTCACTCTGTGCATTCCTGTTTACCTTCCTTGATATTTTGTGTTTGGGACCCATGGGTTGGGCCAGTGTCTCCATAGTGCTCTTCCTGCAAAGACATAAGCAGAGAGTCCAATACCTTCACCACACCAGTCTCTCTCCCAGAGCCTCCCGAGAGACCACTGCCACTTTTACTGTCCTGCTTCTAGTGagcttgtttgtttccttttactttctgtcCTCCCTCTTATCACTCtatattacttgttttgtcaacCCAAGCCTGCAGCTGGTGAACATCGGTACATTCCTTTCTGCTTGTTTTCCAGCTTCCAGCCCCTATGTGCTCATCAGCCATGAAATTAAAGGCTTTGTCAGTTGTAAGACAAAAATCTCCAAATAG